A single Oryza brachyantha chromosome 8, ObraRS2, whole genome shotgun sequence DNA region contains:
- the LOC102711551 gene encoding TOM1-like protein 5, giving the protein MALEMVKAATSEKLKEMDWAKNIEICELVAQDPGKAKDVIKPIKKYLGSRSKNTQLYAVMLLEMLMNNCGEPIHRQVIDNGLLPILVKIVKKKTELPVREKIFLLLDATQTSLGGAKGKFPQYYGAYYELVSAGVQFSNRPNVVVTQAQAPVPVPEPTIEPNNNSLSRRLDEGQKEVHAQPVSESSIIRKASSVMEVLKDVLNSMDPRLPEGATDEFVLDLVEQCTFQKQRIMHLVMTSRDELVVSQAIELNEELHKVLVRHDALLSVEPTTTVASTLKEEEEEDAESLYRRLRKGKALSEDYTHDSIPSFRSIPEDKMRRPLTIEPSHTDKKLGALNIRSPDPEVRPEAVLIPPPPAKHAERERFFREKSMDANLLGHLAGLSVHSRDGSSSCSGSTDYGD; this is encoded by the exons ATGGCCTTGGAAATGGTAAAGGCGGCGACGAGTGAGAAGCTCAAAGAGATGGACTGGGCCAAGAACATCGAAATCTGCGAGCTCGTCGCTCAGGATCCTGG GAAAGCGAAGGATGTGATCAAGCCTATAAAGAAGTATTTAGGAAGCAGGAGCAAGAATACTCAACTTTATGCTGTAATG CTGTTAGAGATGCTCATGAATAACTGCGGAGAGCCTATCCACAGGCAGGTCATTGATAACGGTCTTCTCCCAATACTTGTGAAGATTGTGAAGAAAAAG ACAGAATTACCAGTTCGTGAAAAGATATTTCTTTTGCTGGACGCGACCCAAACATCCCTTGGTGGAGCTAAAGGGAAATTCCCTCAGTACTATGGTGCATATTATGAGTTGGTG TCTGCTGGCGTTCAGTTTTCAAACCGTCCAAATGTTGTTGTTACACAAGCACAAGCCCCAGTCCCAGTCCCAGAACCAACAATTGAACCAAATAATAACAGTTTATCTAGGAGATTGGATGAAGGCCAGAAGGAAGTGCATGCACAGCCTGTTTCAGAGTCGAG TATAATCCGGAAAGCTTCTAGTGTCATGGAAGTTCTAAAGGATGTGCTTAATTCCATGGATCCTAGACTCCCTGAG GGAGCAACGGATGAGTTTGTATTGGATCTTGTGGAGCAATGTACATTTCAAAAACAGCGAATCATGCACCTGGTTATGACGTCGAG GGATGAACTGGTGGTATCACAAGCAATAGAACTGAATGAAGAGCTTCACAAGGTCCTTGTACGGCATGATGCATTGCTTTCAGTTGAACCAACTACAACAGTAGCTTCTACTCtcaaggaagaagaggaagaagatgctGAAAGTCTTTACCGGAG GCTTCGAAAGGGTAAAGCATTATCGGAAGATTACACACATGATTCCATACCATCATTTAGATCTATACCTGAAGACAAGATGCGCCGCCCGCTCACCATTGAGCCATCCCATACTGATAAGAAACTGGGGGCACTGAATATTCGCTCTCCAGATCCTGAGGTGAGGCCTGAAGCCGTGCTGATTCCACCACCGCCTGCCAAGCacgccgagagggagaggttCTTCCGGGAGAAGAGCATGGATGCCAACTTGCTCGGCCATCTTGCAGGCCTATCGGTGCACAGCCGGGATGGCAGTAGTTCGTGTAGTGGCAGCACCGATTATGGTGACTGA
- the LOC102711822 gene encoding phosphatidylinositol-3-phosphatase SAC1, which produces MTAEADDPTAAETLEKFRLYETRARFYLIGTSREKRWFQVLKIDRSERSDLTISEDPVWYSQQEVKNLLHRISEGNRSTGGLTFVTKAYGIAGCIKFLESYYLILVTKRRQIGCICGHPIYCIDESQMITIPHSSVQTDVATSKNELRYKKLLASLDLTKDFFYSYTYPIMQSLQQNVTSSRMKEMPYENLFVWNTFLTQPIRSRCRNTLWTVALVHGHFKQAKLSIFGRELNVVLISRRSRHFAGTRFLKRGVNDHGKVANDVETEQIVFEEEAGSWKGRMSAVVQMRGSIPLFWSQEAGRLSPKPDIIVQRYDPTYEATKLHFDDLAQRYGHPIIILNLTKTFEKRPREMMLRREYFNAVGYLNQNVPEEKKLRFIHWDFHKFAKSKSANVLGVLGGFASEALDLTGFYYSGKPKVPKKRSTQLSRTSTARDGSIDIRASSGDLSRLSSNADSLGSTASQDIRNDDSKQELIGDAPCYQTGVLRTNCMDCLDRTNVAQYAYGLAALGRQLHAMGATDVPKIHQDSSIASALMEMYQSMGDALAHQYGGSAAHNTVFPERQGKWKATTQSREFLKSIKRYYSNAYTDGEKQDAINLFLGYFQPQDGKPALWELDTDYYLHVTTYGDDLTSDSYHMTAPVESGAELTPGETWSPVPACKEDFSRMKLTSFDKLIERTCSLVRNVRLHCDADLKQSGTVGTSGMAPDAVEIQLRTPNWLFGQRKHVETVPTAKVIPVENANEGNREDLHISLCGELNWLSSADTCEEDTFRRYLAFTTADVDNGWYGGTLIYDQDENSGAYRHYSELCQGSVMDPFEHDSEKESHYAEALSMDIDITDDSRVEAEMQAALDEYQIIGSDLSIIPSCGSLAEDPSQLTRWIIGDDKLRVGATQ; this is translated from the exons atgacggcggaggcggacgacccgacggcggcggagacgctCGAGAAGTTCCGCCTCTACGAGACGCGCGCG AGGTTCTACCTGATCGGGACATCGCGGGAGAAGCGGTGGTTCCAGGTGCTCAAGATCGACCGCTCCGAGCGCTCCGACCTCACCATCAGCGAGGACCCCGTCTGGTACTCCCAGCAGGAGGTCAAGAACCTCCTGCACCGCATCTCCGAGGGCAACCGCTCCACCGGCGGCCTCACCTTCGTCACCAAGGCCTACGGCATCGCTG GTTGCATCAAGTTCTTAGAGtcatattatctgattttggTCACCAAGCGCCGCCAAATTGGTTGCATTTGCGGGCATCCTATTTACTGTATAGATGAGAGCCAAATGATAACCATTCCACACTCATCTGTGCAGACAGATGTTGCAACCTCTAAGAATGAGCTACG GTACAAGAAACTTTTGGCTAGTCTTGATCTCACCAAGGATTTCTTCTATAGCTACACATACCCCATCATGCAGAGTCTTCAGCAGAATGTCACTTCTTCAAGGATGAAGGAAATGCcttatgaaaatttatttgtctGGAATACTTTCCTGACACAGCCAATTCGTTCAAGGTGCCGCAATACTCTCTGGACGGTAGCTCTGGTCCATGGCCATTTCAAGCAG GCCAAGTTGTCAATATTTGGCAGGGAGTTAAATGTTGTTCTCATTTCTAGAAGATCACGGCATTTTGCAGGGACACG GTTTCTGAAAAGGGGTGTGAATGACCATGGAAAAGTCGCTAACGATGTTGAAACAGAGCAAATAGTCTTTGAAGAGGAAGCTGGTTCCTGGAAGGGAAGAATGAGTGCAGTAGTACAGATGCGAGGATCAATCCCTCTCTTTTGGTCACAAGAGGCTGGACGACTTAGTCCTAAGCCTGATATTATTG TGCAGAGATATGATCCTACATATGAAGCAACTAAGTTACATTTTGATGATCTTGCACAGCGCTATGGACATCCTATCATAATACTAAATTTAACAAAG ACTTTTGAGAAAAGGCCTCGAGAGATGATGCTCAGGCGTGAATATTTTAATGCAGTTGGATATCTTAATCAGAATGTCCCAGAGGAGAAGAAATTGAGATTTATCCACTGGGATTTCcataaatttgcaaaaag CAAGTCTGCAAATGTTCTGGGTGTTTTAGGAGGTTTTGCTAGTGAAGCACTGGATCTTACCGGATTCTACTACAGTGGAAAGCCAAAAGTTCCAAAAAAAAGGTCGACTCAGCTTAGTAGAACTAGCACCGCAAG GGATGGTTCCATTGATATAAGAGCTAGTTCTGGAGACCTTTCAAGGCTTTCCAGTAATGCAGATTCGTTAGGTTCCACTGCTTCTCAAGATATAAGAAATGATGATAGCAAACAAGAGCTTATTGGTGATGCTCCTTGTTATCAGACTGGAGTTCTTCGTACGAATTGCATGGATTGCCTGGATCGTACAAATGTTGCTCAGTATGCTTATGGGCTTGCTGCTTTGGGAAGGCAGCTTCATGCAATGGGAGCGACAGATGTTCCAAAAATCCACCAAGATAGTAGCATTGCTTCAGCTTTAATGGAAATGTACCAGAGCATGGGTGATGCACTTGCTCATCAGTATGGAGGCTCAGCGGCACATAACACa GTTTTCCCTGAGAGGCAAGGGAAGTGGAAGGCTACCACGCAGTCTCGGGAGTTCCTCAAATCAATTAAACGGTATTACAGCAATGCCTATACTGATGGTGAGAAACAAGATGCTATAAATCT ATTTTTGGGTTATTTCCAACCTCAAGATGGAAAGCCTGCTCTCTGGGAGTTAGACACTGATTACTATCTTCATGTAACAACATATGGTGATGATCTTACATCTGATAGCTACCATATGAC TGCACCTGTGGAATCTGGAGCTGAATTGACCCCTGGAGAAACATGGAGCCCTGTTCCAGCATGTAAAGAAGACTTCTCAAGGATGAAACTTACTTCATTTGACAAACTTATTGAAAGGACCTGCAGTTTAGTAAGGAATGTGCGGCTTCACTGTGATGCTGATCTGAAACAGAGTGGAACTGTTGGAACTTCTGGAATGGCCCCAGATGCGGt GGAGATACAGCTTAGAACCCCAAACTGGTTGTTTGGTCAAAGGAAACATGTGGAGACTGTTCCAACAGCAAAAGTTATTCCAGTGGAAAATGCAAATGAAGGTAACAGGGAGGACTTGCATATTTCTCTATGTGGGGAACTGAATTGGCTTTCCTCGGCAGACACATGCGAGGAGGATACCTTCAGAAG ATATCTTGCATTCACAACAGCGGATGTAGATAATGGCTGGTATGGTGGAACACTGATATATGACCAAGATGAAAATAGCGGGGCTTATAGACATTACTCTGAACTTTGCCAG GGATCAGTCATGGATCCCTTCGAGCATGATTCCGAGAAAGAAAGCCATTATGCAGAGGCCCTCAGCATGGATATTGACATTACTGATGATTCAAGGGTAGAAGCAGAAATGCAAGCCGCGCTGGACGAGTACCAGATAATAGGGTCGGATCTCAGCATCATTCCATCATGTGGATCGCTCGCTGAAGACCCTAGCCAGCTGACTAGGTGGATTATTGGTGATGATAAGTTGCGAGTCGGCGCAACACAGTAG
- the LOC102711281 gene encoding glycolipid transfer protein 2-like yields MEVRREEMGKGKSELRIAMEELSLPCPGDEDEQQQQRQKRSSTMDLLWVSKHLIHVLDNVGPTLLVLRQDIQQNVQRLQDVLARDPCKYASLTAIVTEEVEEGTSKKVNSCTRAIVWLARSINFSKHLLEGLLNTRDQSSLEEIVEKTYATTLKPWHGWIASAAYRVAQKLIPEREIFIALLMGNCQEIEDFAEDVKVLLTIVQPLLDEANAILVKHNLDKLKST; encoded by the exons ATGGAGGTGAGAAGGGAGGAGATGGGGAAGGGAAAGTCTGAGCTGAGGATAGCCATGGAGGAGCTGTCCTTGCCATGTCCAGGAGATGAggatgagcagcagcagcagaggcaGAAAAGGTCATCCACCATGGACCTCCTCTGGGTCTCCAAGCACCTCATCCATGTCCTTG ATAATGTTGGACCAACGTTACTAGTCCTGAGGCAAGACATTCAGCAGAATGTTCAG AGATTACAGGATGTGCTTGCAAGGGACCCTTGCAAGTATGCAAGCCTGACAGCAATAGTAACAGAGGAAGTGGAGGAAGGGACCTCAAAGAAGGTCAACAGCTGCACCAGAGCTATTGTCTGGCTGGCTAG GTCGATTAATTTCTCAAAACATTTACTGGAGGGGTTGCTGAACACCCGCGATCAGTCGAGCCTCGAAGAGATCGTCGAGAAAACATATGCAACTACTTTGAAGCCATGGCATGGTTGGATTGCATCAGCTGCTTATAGG GTGGCACAGAAGCTCATTCCAGAAAGGGAGATCTTCATAGCATTGCTGATGGGGAACTGTCAGGAAATTGAGGATTTTGCAGAGGACGTGAAGGTCCTTCTCACCATTGTCCAGCCACTCCTAGATGAGGCCAATGCAATTTTG GTCAAGCATAACTTGGACAAGCTGAAATCCAcctag
- the LOC102712280 gene encoding alcohol dehydrogenase — MSISSASRRAGAGALPLLRRIGAALRRPFSSEPDPASAPGYHVAGGPSFMRGTVFWETGRPLTIEEFRMPRPKAGEVLIKTKACGVCHSDLHVLKGELPFSSPCVVGHEITGEVVDHGSHTPAEIINRFPVGSHVVGAFIMPCGNCFYCVKGQEDLCESFFAYNRAKGTLYDGETRLFLRSNGKPVYMYSMGGLAEYCVVPANALAVLPNSLPYTESAILGCAVFTAYGALRHAAEMRAGDSVAVIGVGGVGSSCLQIAKAFGASEVIAVDVLDEKLQNARTLGATHTVNAAKEDAVERIKEITDGRGVDVAVEALGKALTFSQCAKSVRDGGKAVMIGLAATNVMGEVDITRLVRRQVKIIGSYGARARQDLPQIVKLAESGAFNLKNTISRKCKFEEANSAYEDLDHGKIVGRAVVEIM, encoded by the exons ATGTCTATCTCCTCCGCttcccgccgcgccggcgccggcgctctcCCCCTGCTCCGCCGGATCGGCGCCGCGCTCCGCCGCCCCTTCTCGTCGGAGCCGgaccccgcctccgccccagGGTaccacgtcgccggcggtcCCAGCTTCATGCGAGGCACGGTGTTCTGGGAGACCGGCCGGCCGCTCACCATCGAGGAGTTCCGCATGCCGCGCCCCAAGGCCGGCGAGGTCCTCATTAAGACCAAAG CTTGTGGGGTTTGCCACTCCGATCTCCATGTTCTCAAGGGTGAGCTCCCATTCTCAAGCCCTTGCGTTGTTGGACATGAGATCACTGGGGAGGTTGTTGACCATGGTTCTCACACTCCTGCTGAGATCATCAACAG gtTCCCAGTTGGCAGTCATGTTGTTGGTGCGTTTATAATGCCCTGTGGGAATTGCTTCTACTGTGTTAAG GGTCAAGAAGATCTATGTGAGTCTTTCTTTGCATACAACCGTGCTAAAGGAACACTGTACGATGGTGAAACCCGATTATTTCTTCGGAGTAATG GAAAGCCAGTGTACATGTACAGTATGGGTGGGCTTGCAGAATATTGCGTTGTCCCGGCCAATGCACTAGCAGTTCTTCCCAATTCGCTGCCATACACAGAGTCTGCGATTCTAGGATGTGCCGTGTTCACTGCATATGGTGCCCTGAGGCATGCTGCTGAAATGCGTGCTGGTGATTCAGTAGCCGTGATTGGAGTCGGAGGGGTTGGGTCAAG CTGTTTACAGATAGCAAAAGCCTTTGGAGCTTCTGAAGTCATTGCAGTGGATGTTCTTGATGAGAAACTCCAGAATGCTAGAACACTTGGAGCAACCCATACTGTAAATGCAGCAAAAGAAGATGCTGTTGAAAGGATTAAG GAAATTACTGATGGGAGGGGTGTGGATGTAGCTGTGGAGGCACTTGGCAAGGCATTGACGTTTTCTCAGTGTGCCAAAAGTGTACGAGATGGAGGCAAAGCTGTGATGATTGGGCTTGCTGCAACAAATGTTATGGGAGAAGTGGATATAACCCGTCTTGTTCGCCGACAG GTGAAGATCATTGGGTCGTATGGTGCGAGGGCCAGGCAAGATCTTCCTCAGATAGTCAAGCTAGCTGAAAGTGGGGCCTTCAATCTTAAGAACACTATATCAAGGAAATGCAAGTTTGAAGAGGCGAACAGCGCCTACGAGGACCTTGACCATGGCAAGATCGTTGGGCGAGCTGTAGTTGAGATCATGTAG
- the LOC102712558 gene encoding probable adenylate kinase 2, chloroplastic → MASSMATAAASLSPPVLSAERPAARGGLFFPGSPASSRTLCLKSARRSGFSPATRKPRSLPRATKAVVAVKDDPLKVMIAGAPASGKGTQCELIKTKYDLVHISAGDLLRAEIAAGSENGKRAKEFMEKGQLVPDEIVVNMVKGRLLQPDAQEKGWLLDGYPRSYSQAMALETLGIRPDIFILLDVPDEILVERVVGRRLDPVTGKIYHLKYSPPENEEIASRLTQRFDDTEEKVKLRLQTHYQNVESLLSIYEDVIVKVKGDALVDDVFADIDKELTSSLDKKTEVVASA, encoded by the exons ATGGCCTCTTCcatggccaccgccgccgcctccctctcgccgccggtTTTATCCGCCGAAAGGCCAGCTGCCCGCGGCGGGCTCTTTTTCCCTGGTTCTCCGGCAAGCTCCCGCACCCTCTGTCTCAAATCCGCCCGCCGCAGCGGGTTCTCGCCGGCGACCAGGAAGCCACGCTCCTTGCCTCGAGCGACCAAG GCTGTTGTGGCTGTGAAGGATGATCCCCTGAAGGTAATGATAGCAGGGGCTCCTGCATCTGGAAAGGGAACGCAGTGTGAGCTCATCAAGACCAAA TATGATCTGGTGCACATTTCTGCTGGAGATTTGCTAAGGGCGGAAATTGCTGCAGGCAGTGAGAATGGGAAGCGAGCTAAGGAATTCATGGAGAAGGGTCAGCTGGTTCCAGATGAGATTGTTGTTAAT ATGGTGAAGGGACGCCTTCTGCAACCAGATGCTCAGGAAAAGGGTTGGTTGCTGGACGGGTACCCAAGAAGCTATTCACAAGCAATGGCACTGGAAACTCTTGGAATCCGGCCTGACATTTTCATTCTATTGGAT GTTCCAGATGAAATTCTTGTTGAAAGGGTAGTTGGGAGGCGtcttgatcctgtaactggaAAAATATACCATCTAAAGTATTCCCCACCAGAGAATGAAGAAATTGCTTCAAGGCTTACACAGAGATTTGATGATACGGAAGAAAAG GTTAAGCTGAGGTTGCAGACTCATTATCAAAATGTAGAATCCTTGCTATCAATATATGAAGATGTGATAGTTAAG GTAAAAGGGGATGCTTTGGTGGATGATGTATTTGCTGATATCGACAAGGAGCTGACTTCTAGCCTTGATAAGAAAACAGAAGTGGTGGCTAGCGCATGA